ACGATGCTAGGGTCTATAGAGTTAGGGTTGTTGATGGCGATGTCTATGTTGAGATCCCTGACCTCGATGTTGAGGATCGGGCTAGGATTTTTAGGAGGCTTAGGAAGGGTCTTGAGCATGGGGTTCAACTCTTAATAGCCAAGGCCCTTGTATCCGCGATATATTCTGGGCTCGATGTGGATGAGATCTATAGGGCCTCGATAGGATGGGCTATGGAGAGGAATATAGCGTGGGGTGGGGGCCCCACATTCATAGTATCTACGAGGAATATCCAGGGCTATCTAGATAGTGAGAGCCTTATCATGGCGCTTTTGAGGGGGCTGAGTCTATTGTCTAGCGAGGCCTCTGACAGAGCTCCAAGGCCCGTGCTAGATACTTTAGCAGGCCCGGCAACTCCTCTGCCGAGGCTGAAGATCTGGTTGAGGCATTTCGCCGAGGTTAGAGACTCGTTCGGGGTGGAGATGATCCTAGCTGCGATGGCCTCCCACGGCTATGGTATTCGAGATATTGCTGAGGTTTTCTTCAGCGTTGCAACAGATCATTATCTAAGCGATGGGCATGTGGTTGACTTTGCTAATAAGGCCTTTCAATATTTAGAAAACATAGCTGGTAAGCCCGATCCAAATGTTCTGAGGAGCCTGGCACCTCTCCTAGCTGAGGGGAGGAGATATGAGGAGAGCCATGAGTGGAGACACCCAGTAGATCTTGTTGAGATCGTGGATGAAGAGTCTGGTAGACTAGCTGAGGTATTCAGAGCTAGGGGAGACCCAATAGATCCTGGGGATGTGGCTAGCCTTGTCATGGATAATGATCCAAGATCTATTGTAAGGGGCATAACTGGTTTCCTTGAAAAGGGCTTCGATCCAAAGGATGTGGCTCTCGGCGTAGCCTTGGCAGGGGCTCAGAGGATTGCTATGTTCAGCAGCTCAAACGAGATAGGAGACTGGCTAACTGTTCTCCACACATTCTCATATGCAAACGCTATCTACCAGGTGGTTAAAAGGGCTGCTTCCCACGAGGTGTTTAGAGGCGTCTACCACGGAGCCCTCAAAATATACCTAGATAGATTCCTCAACATACCCCCATTCAAGATCCCCAATGGCTCTCCAGGCGAGTCTAAGGAGAAGCTCCTCAAAAGCCTAGTAGATCTTCTGAATAGGAGATATATGATCGATGATGTGGCATATATAGTGGCTGACTACATTGCAAATGGATATGAGGAAGAGGATCTCTTGAGAATTATATGCAGATCAGTAGCTAGGGAGGACGCCGATTTCCACACAATGCAGATGCTCGATGCAGGGATAAGCATCTACAGAGACCTTAGAAGCGATGCCCATAGAAAAATAGTGCTCATCGCAATAGCCAGATACATAGCATCCCAAGCACCAACAGATAGAAGAACAAGCCAAGTAGCAAACATAGCGCTTAAGCTACACATGGGACAATCCCTCCACAGCGACTGACCTCTTAAACCTAGGAGGCGGGTAAACTCTATAAATAATGTAAGCTTTCTAAGGGAAGTAGATATAGCTTTAATAAGATCTACGGATTCTTTACATGATTAGAGGTTAATCTCCAAGGGCTACATGACTCACAATGATCCGATAAAAGAGAGAAATCCCTGCCCATTACCTCTAGACCGGTGATTATGAAAAAAGATAGCCTCCAAGAGAGGGCTGACCCCTACCTACTCTAAGAACACCTCCCTTCATCTAGATAATGTTTACGTTCCCCACTTGCAGAATTTTTAATTAATTTTAATTGGTTTTAATTCTGTAAGTGAGGAGCTCTGTGTACTGAGTTTCTTTATATGTTTAGCTATTGTTATTTTATCCGAGTTTTTTAATGCGTCTGTTATGCTTCACACTTCGATTATGCGCGGCTTTTTATAATATTGAAGTCCCTATCGTTTGTTTTTAATATCGCTCTTGATCTTAGACGTGTTGCTGCATGATATATCTCAGCGTACTCTATTTCCGGCATATATGGTTCCACTGCGTTCCCCTCTCACGGTGCTTCTTCTCCGTGAGGGGGTTAGCCCATAGCCTCTCTGATCACTTCCTCCGGCGATATATCTAGGCTCCTCCTCCTAGCTGTTGCCTTTAAAGCGTAATAATATGCTGGGATCTGGAATGCATATTCCCTGCCTATCCATGGTTCGCTGGGGATTTCAGAGATCTTGTTTGCAGCTGCTATATATATGATTATGTTGTGCCTCAGCATTGCTTTCCAAATGCTGGGGTCGATCCAGCCTATGCCATCTACTCTATCTAGCGATGCCGAGATCTCCTCTAGAGCCTTACCCCTCACCTCTATAGGAAGGCCTTGGGCGAAGCTGCGGATCCCACCTATAACCTCTCCCTCAAGCCATACCTTCAGCCCGCTTTTCCATATCATCCTCAGGGCCCTTGGATTGCCCCCAGCCAGTCTCCAGAGAAGCTCTCTAGACTCTTCATAGCCGATCCCGAGCTCCCTGGCAACTCTATGGTGAAGCCCCATCTGTGATATGAGCTCCTCGTAGGAGATCCTAGATAGATTCCAAATCAAGGCCCAATTAACCTTGCCACCAACCACATGCCTAATCTCCCTCACGAGTGCATCGCTCGTTAGTGCTATAACAGCTATGGATCCTCCTTTCCTTGAGTAATCCCTATTGTACTTTGCCAAGTCATTTGCAAAGCTCTCGAGCCATTGTCTGAAGATGCTTAGATGCTCCTGACTATCTGCCCTCACTTCGTCCAGAACTATCAACACCTTTCTACCCCTCCTAAGCCTGCTTGCTACATAGCTGGCTAGAGTGAAGGTGATGTTGAAGATTGTTGATGTAGAAACTATCGTCACCTGATCTGGGGAGATCTGGGAGTCCCTTATATACCTAGCAATGCTCCCAGCCAGATCCTTAAGGCTCTTGGGTAGATGGAGCACAGACCCCTGAACAGCATCTTCAGGTCTCTTAACAACCATGACATCGAGCCCAGCACCAGCTTGGTCAGCAGCTTCTGAGAGAACCATGAAGAAAGTGCTCTTACCACAGCCCTTGGGCCCATAGAGAACAGTGATCCACCCACCCTCAACAACCCTATCCCACCCCCGTTCGAGGATCTCCTTAGCCTCTCCCTCACGATCCACAAACCTGCCAAGATCGGTCTTATAGCTATGCATCCTATAAACGATCTCATCAGCCATATCCCTATTATCTCTCCGGATCCTCTCCTCTACCTCCACACACCCACCAAGATATAAATATCAAAATAGATATATAGAATCATATTAGCTCCCTTGAGGAGGTGGTCATCAAAAACCAGATCAAAAATAGCGGAAAACTCTTATAAGCCGGATAAGCATCAGAATATTAGAATTAATAGATCCGCAATTCTACTATAGAAGGGAAGGAGCATTTCTCCAACGTCTATCACCTTTGTAACATATGTTACGCAATTCTACTATAGAAGGGAAGGTCGGCTCGTCGAACTGCATCTTCCGCCCCTTACAACAAAAAACACCATGAAAAACAAAACAGTTTAAAGAGGCAATGAGACAAACAACATAGACAAACCGATCTACAAAAAGCTATCCTGGAACAGCCTATAAAGAGGATAAGCTACAGATGAGAAACTAAGATGCTAGGCAAAAGGAGTCTCTACAGATCCTGGCTTGACTATAGTTTTTTTCAGATGCTATGGATACCCAATATATGCTTTTAATCCCAGCTGCCATTAACTTCCTTGGCATGTTTGATGCTGATCTCTTCCCCATCCTGAAGGGCAAGGGTTGCCATGTGGGAGGGTCAAAGTACTCTTTCTTCTTCTATTTTTACTATATATAGCTTTCTAATTAATAGCATGTTCGCTATAGTTAGGGCTATACTCCATATGAGTGTAGAAGATATTAGATAGATAGGATGTGCCTTTTCGATCTCTGACGAAGAAAAGAATGCCATGTAGGATACAGGTAGCTCGGAGCCATAATATGCCTCTCCTGCTAGTAACATTGATGAGGCAAACGGGTTGACATATATTACTAGTGGATCTCTATACTCTAGTAGTAGGTACACGAAATAGCTAAACATAGCTATTACAAGAGGTACGAAGGAGATCATCCTCGTGCTAGATAGCCTCAATATCTTTGTTGATAACAATGATAAGAAGAGCGATAGAGATGCTATGAAGAGACCTACAACTGATATAGCCCCTGGCAGGGCTGCTATGGAAGCTAGTTGTGGGTGCACCTCTAACCCTAGACCATTATATGAGAATAGTAGAGAGGTTAGGAGTACCATTATCCCACCTAAGATTAGGGATAAGATTATGGCCCCAGCATAGAGGGATAATATATATCGCCATAAGCTCAGATTCCCAAACCTTATTAGATATGGTATGCTTGAAACATGATAGTATATAGATGAGACAAGTGTTACACATGAAGATGCTAGCGACACTATGATGGCATACATAAACCATGATGAGACGTATAGGGAGTAGTACTTCTCTATCGTCTCCCTACCCACCTGCCTAGCTATCGATGGTGCCTGGAGATAAGCGCCGAAGGCTATCCATATCACTATAAATACGATCCCCCAGAATATGAGGGGCTTGCTGCTTATGATTCTCCTAGCAACATAGATCGCGAGGTCTATCTAGATCACCAACTATTCTCCATCGCCGCCCTATATATGGAGATATCTAGGTTCATACTATGAACTTCTAAATCGCCTTTTAAGCCTAGAGGATTAGGATATGCCAGAGGAGAATCTATGCTTGAGATAATAGATCTAAATGTTAGATATGGGAGAAGAGAGATCCTTAGAGGTGTAAAATTGAAAATCGATAATGAAAAGGTTGTTGTGCTCGGACCCAACGGTTCCGGAAAGACAACCCTTATAAAGTCGATTCTATCGCTTATTCCATACTCTGGAAAAGTATTTATCGATGGGGTAGAAGTGAGGAGGATAAGGGGCTATATAGGGTTATCAACTAACATAGCCGAGGTATATGGTTTAGGATACCTTGTCAGGGATCTCCTACAGCTATACAGCAGGATCAAAGGAGTGGATAGGGATCTAGCCCTCGATATGCTGGATAGACTTGGGATAAGGGATCGAGTGCTCGATAAACCACTATCTAGACTTTCAGCAGGGGAAAATCTCATGGTGAGAAACGTCCTAGCCCTGGCATCGCATCCAAAGATATATGTTATTGACGAGCCCTTCGAAAACATAGATATGGCGAGAAGAGGAATTATCGCCCGATGGTTCGCGGAATATGCCTCCGAAGGGATCCTAGTCACACACGAGCTGTCCATGTTGAGGGAAAAATCATTCCAAGATTTTAAGGTCTATTTCCTAATAGCTGGAAAACTCCACGGGCCTATAGAAGTTAGAGATCTAGCCGAGCTATGTGTGGTTGAAGGTGCTAGAAGCGATGCTGTTCTTGTGATAAGTGAGGGAGGCTACGCAGTGTCCCTCATAAGATCTGGAGATAGTTGCGATACAAAGCTATATATGGTTGGAAGCGTTAATAAGCTATACGGTGTATCGCTGTGAGAGCATCTGATCTAGAGACGATGCTACAGGTGATCGGAGAGACAGCAGAGAAGATCCTTATTAACAGCTTTAGAAAAGCACTAGGCATATACTATGCTCTATGGGGATTTTATATGCTGATAACATCTATGATCTATTCTGTATTCTATATGTTAGGGATCCGAGATCCAATCATAACTCTTACACCTAGCCTGGCTATTCTGATCGCTTTTATCTACATAACAATGTTCAAGATCTTTACTGGGAATATGATAAATAGAATGACCAGGGTTTTAAAGACCTTCAGAATCCATGATACCAGAGCGTCTAGGAGATCATCAAGGATCTTTTACTTTGTCCTCGCGATCCTAGCTTCCCTATTTATCTATGTTTCTATAGTATCTGGGGAACAGCAGCTATACTACATAGCAATGTCAATATATGTTGCCCCAATCATTGTGAGACACTATAGGATTCTCTATTCAAGCCCGAGGATCATTGAGCCTAAGCACTACGACATAATAGCAATGGTAACGCTGGTCTCGCTGGTTTTTGCACCGCTTATGTTTATACTATACTATGTATTTGTAATAGCGTGGTTCTACGCTAGCATAATGTCCCTATTAGAGGTCATAGAAAATGAATGAAGATCTCTTGGAGCTAATAGAAATACTTGGTACTAGGGCTCTCCAAAACTCATCGAGATTAAGTATATTGATAGCGCTATATGTGCTTAAAAAGGCTATCTTTTCAGATATAGTTAGATATACTGGGCAGCCTAAGAGTTCTGTATATCAGAGCCTACAGATTCTCGAGGATGAAGGACTGGTCATGGTTAGATATGCTATAACATTTAAGGGGCCGAGGAAGGTAATTGAGATAACCAGTAAGGGGGAGTATCTGGTTGAGAGATTATTAGAGCTGGTCTCTAGGCTTAGGACTGGTGGAGTGGCCGAGAGTAGGTAGGCTCCTACTAGATGTTCGTCTCGGGTTTTCTAAGCTGGCAGATCTACTCCTTTAATCTATATCTATTCCAAGGGTGTGGTTCAGAGCTCTCTTGCTACTTTAAAAGGTGAGGGACTCAAAAGCTAGTATCGATCAGTAAAGGCTCTGAATTAATCATAGTTGCATATCCTTGTCCTTATTTCATAGGGGCCTATAACAGCTATTTCGAGCTCTCTCTTATCGAATTCTCCGGGAAGCTTTTCCCAGGGCTCTATATCGCCTGGAACCACTTGGAATATTGGGTGGGGCTTGAAACAGCTGTTACTAGCTATTCTATCTAACCATCTTCTGGATCTGATATATATTTTCTTGAGTAGGTGGAGAGCCTCATATCTCACTTGAGAATCGCTTATAGATATCCTTATAGACGGATCTACTAGTGCAGCATCAAACTTGTCGTTGTCAAATCTATAGCCTTTCGTATACCCTCTAGCCATATGTAGTGGATATAGGTGTTTATAGCCCTTATGGGATCTCTACTTACTCTGAATCTATATAACTGGGATGATTCCTGTATCCCTTAGTATGGCCTTTTATAACTTTGATCGCTAGTATCGATTCCCTCCACAGTGCCACTAGCCCTATAGGGTCTATATATTCAGGATCTATACTCCAGAGTCTCATACAGAACCCCGATCAACATGCGCTATTGGCAATAAAGCTAGTGAGAGATATTTTAACGAAGCATATATGACGCGGCTATAGATAGGGCTATATGGAACAGAGCTGAAGGATATACAGATATATGCCCGCTATATCCCAGTTAAGCAATATATCCCGCCTATAGCCTATACCAAGAAAGGCCAGGAAGTCCATAGCCTTGTCTATATATGGGAATAGCCAGTAGATACTCTCTACAGCCTATCTTAGATAACAGATATGCAGGGGTCGCTGGAAAGGGGATCGATGGCTACAGCGTTATACCATACCATGGTTGATAACAAATAAGGAAGCCACGCCACTATCCAGATATATTCTTTTAATCTCCACCCTATCCTTTGAAAAGGCTGGTCTGTAGCATTATTAATTACCATGCTTATAAGCTTTTAGCTTTTAAATTTCCACATATTCCTGAGTGCTTCTTCAGCTGTTTTGATCTGAGGTCATAAGATGATCTCTACAACTGAAAGCTCCGCCCTTTATGGTGGGGGTGAAATTTCTATATATTCTCGTCTTATTATTATAAGTAGGCCGGGTTTCGGGTTGTAGTCTTTGGCTAAAGCGGCTATTCGATCTACAAGCTCTATGATCTCTGTCTTCGAGGGCTGATAGGAAATATAGATCACTCCATTTTTCACAAGGCTTAGGAAATAGGGTATGGTGAAATCATGGTCTCTGGTTAAAATAGCCCTGCCAAGCCTATTGGATATCTCAACCAGCTCCCTATCACCTAGCCCGCGGGCTCCGATGTCTTGAAGGCGAATGATATCGACTCCGCGCCCGCGTAGGAGGAGTGCAAGCTTTTTAGGTATGTTCTCATCAGCTAGGAGGGTTAGCAATAACGACAACTCTCTTCACAGCTTCAGAGGCATAGCGGAGGGCCTCATAAACAGCCTCCAATGGGATCTCAAGCTCCTCCGATACCTCCTCAGGCTTCCACCCGGCAGCAAGCATGTCTAGAACATCATCCACAGTTACACGAGTCCCCCTAATAGTAGGCCTACCACCACGCCTATCCGGGACAACCTCGAGCCACCTATAACCCTGCAAAACAACCATACCTCTCAATCTCCACCCTATCCTTTGAAAAGGCTGGTCTGTAGCCTATTAGATTGTTGATTACCAAGCTTATAAGCAGTAGGTCTCAACAAGGAATACCCAGGACTGAGCCATAGAATTGCTAGGGTAGTGCTGGGCATGATTGCTAGCAATGATAGGGAGGTTTCGATCATAAGGATCAAGTATAGATCATAGCTCGGCGAGCATTCCAGCATCTCTCAGGACTTCTGAGAGCTCCCTCGGGGGAGTCTGCGAAGCTCAGGAGCTCCTCAACATAGCCCAAAAGCCTCTCACCTCCATCGCCCCTATAGCTCCTCAGAACCCTCTCCAAGGGGTTCTCCAGCCTCGAGATCTCGAACTCGATCCATCTTCTGAGGCCCTGCATCCAGATGGCTACCAGGGTCTCGGGATTTCCCCAGCCAGGCTATTGGCGTAGCTATCCACAGAAGCGGGGTATTTTTGTCCATGTCCCGAGCTCAGCTTATATATGCATCTATATATAGGGATCCTATTCTATATTGCCCTCCCTGATATTCGAATGCATCCGGCGAGTATAGGTATCTAGCATATATATAGCCATTACCAACATATTCAGCCTTTAGTGAAACATATGCTTGCGAATACATATAGAGTCTGTCTGACTTTGTCGCTCCTATAGAGGCCCCTATTATTGATGCTATTGTGGAGATCGCTGAGCATATGGCAGCGCTATAGCCTAGGCTATAGCATAGGATCCCTAGAACGCCTCCTGAGAGGACAAACATTGGTAGGGTTCCGAGCTCACTCTCAACCCTGAATATATCTACTAATACAGGCTTTGAATCGATGATGGTATTACTGGAGAACCAATAATCTCTATAGTGTCTATAAGCTATTTCTAAAACCCCCTGGGAATCATATGGATTAGGATCGACATCTCTCATGGGCTCCATCATGTTGTTGGTTATTATTGGTCTTGCAAAGGTCATGTTAGATTCGACATCAGTCTCATATATAGGATAGCACTGGCTCCAGTCGCAAGAACCCTTATAGAGCTTATATCTAGCGGCTGTGAACTCAGCCTTAAAGCCTATGCCAACAATTGCTGGTGGTGTGAAGTCCAACCCATTTATAAAGCTATAATATGTATCTAGCCATATGTTATCACCTGTAAGCGATATCGAGGACCCGACGACTTTATATCTTATAACCCCCACACCTTGCCTCCCAACGCTGGCAGTTATCATTATATCAATCGATACTGTGGATGTGGATTTAAAGTAGAGTCTCTGCAATATATCATTAGTCTTATACGCTCCTGGGCCATATACATGGGTAACCACTATTGGCATCATATTTGTTGTGTATCCATATACCTCCTTCAAGATCCAGTAGTAGCACTCTAGATCGCACCCCTCGAATATACTCTCAGGAGGCCATGAACTCTGAGCCTTTATATTTTGAGAAGTTGGTGGGGAGGATCTCGAGCTGTTAGTGCCATTATATCCTATCAAAGGCTTTCTCCCCTCGAGATCTTCGATCACCTCCACCGCAACACTCTTGTTGGCAAGTATATCCACAACCCTTATAGGAACGCCTCTAAAGCTCTCATATATGCCGGAGGCCTCGTGAATAGCCCCGACAAGGAGTATTCCTGGGAGAACCATGCCGGGATTATTACCCCTGCTAACAAGGTGATCCCTCCACACCTTTGAGAAGGCTCTAACAACGCTGTAATTAACCTTAACAATGCCGAGACCTCCGTAGAAGCCGAGGTGTTCGAAGCCTCCGTCGGGCATCCAGGCATATACGCTATAGATCACCTTCAGAGGCCTCCCACCCCGATCCTTAACAAATACTATGAACTCAGGCTCGCCCTGCTGTGAATAGCTAGAAACCCTCACCCCCAGAACCCAGTTAGAATAGTATTGATCCCCAGAAGAATATGAGGTACCAAAACCAAGGCTATAGCTAGCAAATATAGAGATTACTAAAATACTAAGTATTAGAGCTCCAAATGGGGTCTTGATAGATGTAACACCCAACAATATCCTCCAAAAGATGTTTTTCATACCATCACCTCCAATATATCTAAACAATGGGAATAGGGCTTGATATCAAAAGATTCAAACCTGATGAAGCTCGAACCTCTAATTCCAACCGTTTCTCCCTAGATGTTCATTCCATTCATTTTATAGTTTATGGTTTCATCTAGGGGTTCTACCTCGCCCAGAGGGCTCTCCTAGCTCATCCCATGGGCTCATGGGTGGCTGTCGAGCCGAACGGCACGCGGCTCCCATCTAGGATCTAGGGTTGGCCCGCCTGGGCTTGAAGCAGAGCTCCCATCACCCAGGCAGACTCTAAATATTATTGCCCACCAACCTATATAAGCTTATCCTCAAAACATCAAAAAGATTCCAACCCCTCCTCTAGGGTGGGGCTTTCTGTTATAAATATTAATTCTCCTTGTTAATCTATTTTGGTAGTATTGTTGAGTGTTGTTGCTGAGGCTATGCTTTCAAGGGTTCTTGATGAGGCTGTGAATAGAATTGCCAAGAAGGTTGCCCAGGGCAAGAAGCTATCCGAGCAAGAGATAGTGATACTATATCTAGACATAATCATGAGATCTAACGAGAAGAGGTTCAACGATCTAAAGGAATATACCGATAAGAAATTCGAAGCAATCGATAGAAGGATCGATGATCTCAAAGAATATGTTGACAAGAAGTTTGAATCACTTGATAAGAGATTCGATGATCTCAAAGAATATGTTGACAAGAGGATCAACGATCTAAAGGAATATGTTGATAAGAGATTCGAGGCTGTCGATAAGAGGTTTGAATCACTTGAGAAGAGGATTGAAGACCTAAAGGGATATGTTGATAAGAGGCTCGAATCATTTGAAAAAAGATTTGAATCCCTCGAGAGGAGGGTGGAGCTCGTATATAACGAAGTGTCATCGATAAAGACAGATATTATTAAGATGATGAAGGAGTATATGGAGAGGCTATATGGTGGGAAGAAGGGCTGAGGAGACAGCTTATGATCTACCATAGCTGAAAGCCTCACCCTTCAGAGAAGGCTTCTCATCTTCTGTGATGGCTTTATATGTTATTTCAATTGTTTTATTCTCGATGATAATGGTTACTACATGTAAGTCTCAGGTGGCTATCCTCTAGCTAACCTATGCTCCCGAGACAGTGATAAAAACCGTAACCCCGTGTCCCTTGAAGAGAGGGATAGGGGTAATGGGCCAGAGACCCCAGCAAAAAGATCTTCTATAGAATTGAAAGGGGAGGAGGTCGACCATGTCCTGACTGTCTCAGGATCCCTCCTACTCCTGATCCACAGCTGGATCGCCTTCTAAAAACGCTGAGATAGACTTACCCTCGAAAAAGGCTTAGCCCTAATCAGCTTCTAGAGATCATCCTTAAAGCTTCTAACCTCAGCAAACCTCCTCCTAGGGGAGGTAGACCCTTTCATTCAGTATGCCTAGGATTACATGAGCAACACTAGAAGACATATAGCTTATAAACACCATCCCCGCCCTAGAGAATAGGCTTTCAATTGTAAAGCTAGAGGAGACCTACAAGAACAATATGAGGGCTATAATGAGCTCCAAAGCCCTTATAATAACAGGTACAGAGTTAGATGTAGAGCCTCATGACATGTTCTGGGTTTTTATTATCTTGATTATAAAGTTTTGTAGCGATTTCTCCGTTAAATCCCACGATACATTGAGGGGTAGCAGACAACACACCAGATGAGAACCCCATAGTGTTGGGCTTAACAGAGCCCCATGGGGTGTGGGTGAAGCTATTGATCCCACACTGAGGGCTAACCCCACTCACATTACTTCTAATTATTTCTAAATATTTTTATTTCTGTGAGTAGGGAAACACCAGCATCTCTAATAGCTATAAATATTGGAACCATGTTTAGAGATGTTCCGAATGTCAAAATAAGGGTTAGGTATTCG
This window of the Sulfolobales archaeon genome carries:
- a CDS encoding ATP-binding protein, whose product is MEVEERIRRDNRDMADEIVYRMHSYKTDLGRFVDREGEAKEILERGWDRVVEGGWITVLYGPKGCGKSTFFMVLSEAADQAGAGLDVMVVKRPEDAVQGSVLHLPKSLKDLAGSIARYIRDSQISPDQVTIVSTSTIFNITFTLASYVASRLRRGRKVLIVLDEVRADSQEHLSIFRQWLESFANDLAKYNRDYSRKGGSIAVIALTSDALVREIRHVVGGKVNWALIWNLSRISYEELISQMGLHHRVARELGIGYEESRELLWRLAGGNPRALRMIWKSGLKVWLEGEVIGGIRSFAQGLPIEVRGKALEEISASLDRVDGIGWIDPSIWKAMLRHNIIIYIAAANKISEIPSEPWIGREYAFQIPAYYYALKATARRRSLDISPEEVIREAMG
- a CDS encoding DUF5615 family PIN-like protein, which translates into the protein MLTLLADENIPKKLALLLRGRGVDIIRLQDIGARGLGDRELVEISNRLGRAILTRDHDFTIPYFLSLVKNGVIYISYQPSKTEIIELVDRIAALAKDYNPKPGLLIIIRREYIEISPPP
- a CDS encoding ATP-binding cassette domain-containing protein — encoded protein: MLEIIDLNVRYGRREILRGVKLKIDNEKVVVLGPNGSGKTTLIKSILSLIPYSGKVFIDGVEVRRIRGYIGLSTNIAEVYGLGYLVRDLLQLYSRIKGVDRDLALDMLDRLGIRDRVLDKPLSRLSAGENLMVRNVLALASHPKIYVIDEPFENIDMARRGIIARWFAEYASEGILVTHELSMLREKSFQDFKVYFLIAGKLHGPIEVRDLAELCVVEGARSDAVLVISEGGYAVSLIRSGDSCDTKLYMVGSVNKLYGVSL
- a CDS encoding Rieske (2Fe-2S) protein, whose translation is MEVRVCSFDDVRRLGRLLYTYGGKAIVLFYHDGRVYAFDNRCPHMGFPLSRGSIADGILTCEWHHARFDLESGCSFDVWADDARVYRVRVVDGDVYVEIPDLDVEDRARIFRRLRKGLEHGVQLLIAKALVSAIYSGLDVDEIYRASIGWAMERNIAWGGGPTFIVSTRNIQGYLDSESLIMALLRGLSLLSSEASDRAPRPVLDTLAGPATPLPRLKIWLRHFAEVRDSFGVEMILAAMASHGYGIRDIAEVFFSVATDHYLSDGHVVDFANKAFQYLENIAGKPDPNVLRSLAPLLAEGRRYEESHEWRHPVDLVEIVDEESGRLAEVFRARGDPIDPGDVASLVMDNDPRSIVRGITGFLEKGFDPKDVALGVALAGAQRIAMFSSSNEIGDWLTVLHTFSYANAIYQVVKRAASHEVFRGVYHGALKIYLDRFLNIPPFKIPNGSPGESKEKLLKSLVDLLNRRYMIDDVAYIVADYIANGYEEEDLLRIICRSVAREDADFHTMQMLDAGISIYRDLRSDAHRKIVLIAIARYIASQAPTDRRTSQVANIALKLHMGQSLHSD
- a CDS encoding DUF433 domain-containing protein, which codes for MVVLQGYRWLEVVPDRRGGRPTIRGTRVTVDDVLDMLAAGWKPEEVSEELEIPLEAVYEALRYASEAVKRVVVIANPPS
- a CDS encoding winged helix-turn-helix domain-containing protein — encoded protein: MNEDLLELIEILGTRALQNSSRLSILIALYVLKKAIFSDIVRYTGQPKSSVYQSLQILEDEGLVMVRYAITFKGPRKVIEITSKGEYLVERLLELVSRLRTGGVAESR
- a CDS encoding pyrimidine dimer DNA glycosylase/endonuclease V; translated protein: MRLWSIDPEYIDPIGLVALWRESILAIKVIKGHTKGYRNHPSYIDSE